One segment of Asaia bogorensis NBRC 16594 DNA contains the following:
- a CDS encoding efflux transporter outer membrane subunit, with protein sequence MRTIRRPAVLRSGIALCCLGSMVAACTMGPDFKRPDVISPAQFGAEPQDVAGTTYGGPVDVAWWKQFNDPELNYLIDRLAVQNIDLQRGMQRIAEARSQTRIAAAQGLPSLNWAGSYTRTHQSETGFISLVQPRNGAPNEYDFFQNTLGASWDLDLFGQIRRAVEAQHAAQEAAAEARHGLALSTIATLVDSYMQLRGVQDQIAITERHMAVSDHDLALVQSRFGNGAATTLDLAQARTEQANTASALPTLRNSESALINAIGLLLDEPPRSLAQELARRDGTMPIIVPAAPIGVPSALARRRPDIREAEAKLHMATAGVGVAIAAFYPDITLTGQMGTQTLSAANFFSLPSRQFATGPTLSVPLFEGGRLRGTLALRRAEQKDAALAYHQTVTTAWNEVDNALTAYAQSQKRLVQTRIAWQESRKAVEVAQQRYREGAVNFLQVDTAEAAALAAEATFSANRIQIATAFVSLYRALGGGWEYPAFSEDKSSKSEG encoded by the coding sequence ATGAGAACGATCAGGCGGCCGGCTGTTCTGCGCAGCGGAATAGCGCTGTGCTGCCTTGGTAGCATGGTTGCGGCCTGCACGATGGGCCCTGATTTCAAACGTCCGGATGTGATCTCGCCTGCGCAGTTCGGGGCGGAGCCGCAGGATGTGGCAGGAACGACCTACGGCGGTCCGGTCGATGTGGCCTGGTGGAAGCAGTTCAATGACCCTGAGCTCAATTATCTGATTGATCGTCTTGCAGTGCAGAACATCGACCTGCAACGCGGGATGCAACGTATTGCCGAAGCCCGGTCGCAAACACGTATCGCGGCCGCGCAGGGGCTCCCTAGCCTGAACTGGGCCGGGTCCTATACCCGCACCCATCAGAGCGAGACGGGGTTTATCTCGCTTGTGCAGCCACGCAATGGCGCGCCGAACGAATATGATTTCTTTCAGAACACGCTTGGCGCGTCATGGGATCTCGATCTTTTCGGGCAGATACGCCGTGCCGTCGAAGCCCAGCACGCAGCACAGGAGGCCGCAGCCGAGGCACGCCACGGCCTTGCCCTGAGTACGATCGCGACCCTGGTTGACAGCTACATGCAGCTTCGCGGAGTTCAGGACCAGATTGCAATTACCGAGCGGCACATGGCGGTTTCCGATCATGATCTGGCCCTCGTGCAGTCACGTTTTGGCAACGGCGCAGCGACCACGCTCGATCTGGCGCAGGCCCGTACGGAGCAGGCCAATACGGCCTCAGCGCTTCCCACCCTGCGCAACTCGGAAAGCGCGCTGATCAACGCCATTGGTCTGCTTCTGGACGAACCGCCGCGAAGCCTCGCGCAGGAACTGGCACGCCGTGATGGCACGATGCCGATCATCGTCCCGGCTGCGCCGATCGGGGTGCCCTCAGCCCTGGCTCGCAGGCGCCCTGATATTCGTGAAGCCGAAGCCAAGCTGCATATGGCGACTGCTGGTGTCGGGGTCGCCATCGCTGCATTTTACCCGGATATTACCCTGACGGGGCAAATGGGCACGCAGACCCTGTCTGCAGCGAATTTCTTTTCACTGCCATCTCGTCAGTTTGCGACGGGGCCAACCCTGTCTGTCCCACTCTTCGAGGGCGGACGCCTGCGCGGGACGCTGGCACTGAGACGGGCCGAGCAAAAAGACGCGGCGCTTGCCTACCACCAGACCGTGACGACGGCCTGGAACGAGGTCGACAATGCCTTGACGGCTTATGCCCAGTCCCAAAAGCGCCTCGTGCAGACGCGGATCGCGTGGCAGGAGAGCCGCAAGGCTGTCGAGGTGGCGCAACAGCGCTATCGCGAAGGGGCTGTGAACTTCCTCCAGGTCGACACGGCAGAGGCTGCGGCGCTGGCCGCGGAGGCGACTTTCTCGGCCAACAGGATTCAAATTGCGACTGCTTTCGTCTCGCTTTACCGGGCGCTGGGTGGAGGCTGGGAGTATCCGGCTTTTTCAGAAGATAAATCTTCAAAATCAGAAGGTTAG
- a CDS encoding metal-dependent hydrolase, whose product MNGRSHIVLGLACGITAAAAGYVPFTFASLGMAALGSLTPDIDTERSMLGCRLPWLSRTLSRCIGHRTVTHSLAVPLLLGLAAIHFGGMDLLCSAVGSFLIGYASHIAGDLVTGGCWALYPLSRNRISLWPYARVGSLREYMVLLVSLGLLGSVTYHLLTHETRQSGHHTSIGSHSGKARRMAFIA is encoded by the coding sequence ATGAATGGACGTTCTCATATCGTTCTAGGTTTGGCCTGTGGAATAACGGCGGCCGCTGCCGGCTATGTGCCGTTCACATTCGCCTCTCTGGGAATGGCTGCCCTGGGGAGCCTGACACCTGATATCGACACCGAACGTTCCATGCTCGGCTGTCGCCTGCCTTGGCTTTCGCGAACGCTTTCCCGTTGCATAGGCCATAGGACAGTTACCCATTCTCTGGCGGTGCCATTGCTGCTGGGTCTGGCTGCGATCCATTTTGGTGGAATGGATCTCTTGTGTTCCGCTGTGGGAAGTTTCCTGATCGGATATGCGAGCCATATCGCAGGTGACCTCGTGACCGGCGGATGCTGGGCGCTCTACCCATTATCCCGCAACAGGATCTCTCTCTGGCCATATGCTAGGGTGGGCAGCCTGCGCGAATATATGGTCCTGCTTGTTAGTCTCGGGTTGTTGGGAAGCGTGACGTATCATCTCCTGACCCATGAGACACGTCAGTCCGGCCATCACACATCAATCGGATCTCACAGCGGCAAAGCCCGCCGCATGGCTTTTATTGCGTAA
- the purH gene encoding bifunctional phosphoribosylaminoimidazolecarboxamide formyltransferase/IMP cyclohydrolase, translating to MTSPDRLPVRRALLSVSDKTGLIDLGKALIAHGAQLLSTGGSAKALRDAGLPVTDVSDHTGFPEILDGRVKTLVPQIHGGILGRRDLDSHKAQMAEHNIAPIDLVCVNLYPFAATVASGAGPEDCIENIDIGGPAMIRAAAKNHDHVVILTEPAQYDALKASLDAGGSTLAERTAWAGAAYAHTGAYDAMIATWFAGQRGDALPETMTLSGTRRESLRYGENPHQQAAFYVTGEKRFGIATATQIQGKALSYNNLNDTDAAFEAVAEFDKPSVVIVKHANPCGVASAETLEAAWKAALKCDPVSAFGGIVALNRTLDEATAEQIATIFTEVIVAPDATEGARAALSRKKSLRLLLTGGVPSATAEGMTFKSVAGGFLAQSRDAGQVTEADLRVVTKRAPTDAEMADLLFAFRVAKHVKSNAVIYAKDRATVGIGAGQMSRVDSARIAARKSLDAAEAAGETVALTEGSVAASDAFFPFADGLESVIAAGAIAVIQPGGSIRDQEVIDAADAAGIAMVFTGMRHFRH from the coding sequence ATGACCTCTCCCGATCGCCTGCCCGTCCGCCGGGCGCTTCTTTCCGTTTCAGACAAGACCGGTCTGATCGATCTGGGCAAGGCGCTGATCGCGCATGGCGCGCAGCTTCTCTCGACGGGCGGATCGGCCAAAGCCCTGCGTGATGCCGGACTGCCTGTGACCGACGTTTCCGATCACACGGGCTTTCCCGAAATTCTGGATGGTCGCGTGAAGACGCTGGTGCCGCAGATCCATGGCGGTATTCTTGGCCGTCGTGATCTGGACTCTCACAAGGCACAGATGGCTGAACACAATATTGCGCCAATCGACCTCGTTTGCGTCAACCTCTACCCGTTTGCCGCGACCGTCGCGTCGGGGGCAGGCCCGGAGGACTGCATCGAGAATATCGATATCGGTGGGCCTGCCATGATCCGCGCAGCAGCCAAGAATCATGACCATGTCGTGATCCTGACTGAGCCCGCACAATATGATGCGCTCAAGGCATCGCTTGATGCGGGCGGTTCCACCCTGGCCGAGCGCACGGCCTGGGCAGGTGCCGCCTATGCCCATACGGGTGCCTATGATGCGATGATTGCCACCTGGTTTGCGGGCCAGCGCGGCGACGCCCTGCCAGAAACCATGACGCTGAGTGGCACGCGTCGTGAATCCCTGCGCTACGGTGAGAACCCTCATCAGCAGGCCGCTTTTTATGTCACCGGTGAGAAGCGTTTCGGCATCGCGACGGCAACGCAGATTCAGGGCAAGGCGCTCAGCTACAACAACCTGAACGACACGGATGCGGCTTTTGAGGCTGTTGCCGAGTTCGACAAGCCGAGCGTGGTGATCGTCAAGCATGCCAATCCCTGCGGTGTGGCCAGCGCCGAGACGCTCGAGGCGGCATGGAAAGCTGCACTCAAATGTGACCCCGTTTCGGCCTTCGGCGGCATCGTCGCGCTGAACCGTACACTCGATGAGGCGACAGCCGAGCAGATTGCCACGATCTTCACCGAGGTGATTGTGGCCCCTGACGCCACCGAAGGCGCACGCGCGGCGCTGAGCCGCAAGAAGAGCCTGCGCCTGCTCCTGACGGGGGGCGTGCCTTCCGCCACGGCTGAGGGCATGACTTTCAAATCGGTTGCAGGCGGCTTCCTGGCACAGAGCCGTGATGCCGGTCAGGTGACCGAAGCCGATCTGCGTGTCGTGACCAAGCGGGCACCGACCGACGCTGAAATGGCCGATCTGCTTTTTGCTTTCCGCGTTGCCAAGCATGTGAAATCCAATGCCGTGATCTACGCCAAGGATCGCGCCACGGTCGGCATCGGAGCCGGGCAGATGTCACGCGTCGACTCAGCGCGTATCGCGGCGCGCAAGAGTCTCGACGCAGCCGAAGCTGCAGGTGAGACAGTGGCACTGACAGAAGGGTCGGTCGCGGCGTCTGACGCGTTCTTCCCCTTCGCTGACGGCCTTGAGAGCGTGATTGCAGCCGGTGCCATCGCCGTTATCCAGCCGGGCGGTTCCATTCGCGACCAGGAAGTGATCGATGCTGCCGATGCAGCTGGCATTGCCATGGTATTCACCGGTATGCGCCATTTCCGTCATTGA